Proteins from one Muntiacus reevesi chromosome X, mMunRee1.1, whole genome shotgun sequence genomic window:
- the LOC136154168 gene encoding melanoma-associated antigen 10-like has translation MSERSKPEEDLQDPGEAQGPVEVPLLEAEVGESASHLASYALASSSANVEALPQEILDRMMANLMKFLLLKYRAKKMTSQAEILNKVLRDNQGHFPMVFSEVSECLQLVFGVDVKEMDPAEHTYILVPTLGLTCDEMLSDGEGLPKAGFLVLVLSVIMRCGDPAPEEAVWGALSRMGVYVGREHCVFGEPRELLTQVWVQEGYLRYQQVPDSYPARYEFLCCPRAYVETSKWHVMSFTLRVKERALGAFPFMSAEDLREEE, from the coding sequence ATGAGTGAGCGCAGCAAACCCGaggaagatcttcaggacccaggcgaGGCCCAAGGCCCTGTCGAGGTGCCACTCTTGGAAGCTGAGGTGGGGGAGTCCGCATCCCACTTAGCCTCCTATGCCCTAGCATCGTCCTCAGCTAAtgtggaggccttgccccaaGAAATTCTGGATAGGATGATGGCTAACctgatgaagttcctgctcctCAAGTATCGAGCCAAGAAGATGACCTCCCAGGCGGAAATTCTGAAtaaggtcctcagggataaccagggGCACTTCCCGATGGTCTTCAGTGAAGTTTCAGAGTGCCTTCAGCTGGTCTTTGGTGTGGATGTGAAGGAGATGGACCCAGCGGAGCACACCTACATCTTggttcccaccctgggcctcacctgtgaTGAGATGCTGAGCGATGGGGAGGGCCTGCCCAAGGCCGGCTTCTTGGTGCTGGTCCTCAGCGTGATCATGCGGTGTGGAGATCCGGCCCCTGAGGAGGCggtctggggagcactcagcaggatgggggtgtaTGTTGGGAGGGAGCACTgtgtctttggggagcccagggagcttctgacccaagtgtgggtgcaGGAGGGATACTTGAGGTAccagcaggtgcctgacagctACCCGGCTCGTTATGAGTTCCTGTGTTGTCCCCGggcctatgtggagaccagcaagtggcacgTCATGTCATTTACGCTCAGGGTCAAGGAAAGGGCTTTGGGGGCATTCCCATTCATGTCTGCAGAGGATTTGAGGGAGGAGGAATAG